The DNA sequence GAAGACCAGCCAGACTTTTAAGACATCTCTTTCATACACCCCCGTAGGCGTatctaagtgaaattttacagatttCTGATGTGGAGATGGGTTTCCTCGATAGTAGCAGCTGCTTTATTCATACaaactctttctttttctcacaGGTATTACTTGTATAAACTGCCGATGATCAAAACGAGCTCCTCTTTTCTTGTGAAAACTGGTGTTGCGTATGCCTTCATGACCTCGGGCACAAATGAAGGCTGGCAGATGTCAAACTATGGTATTGACAGCAAAAATTCTTTCCCAGGGCAGACTCTAGCTCATCTGTACGAAGACGCAGCAAATCAAGCGTCTGAACCATCtgtgagttttttgttttttaattttttattttgaatgattGAGGTTTTGAGCAGTATTGTTGGCAGAAACTTTTGAATTTGGGTGTTTTCTGACTATCCTTTTTTTCATTGGGCATTTTAGaggtgtttcttttttttattattcactattatttttattattatttttagcagaaaattcGTAGTGTGGAGCTCAaacctttttgatttttttttgtagtttcaaTGGTTTCTCAATCCCACAATATTAAATAAGAAATCACAACCTGCATGCTGTAGCATATCGgcgatgaaactaccagaccatgtatctcatTTGCTATGTTAAAAATCTTCGctgctgttttatttttttgaaggaaaacaagtcaatattatttcttgaaatttctgcaGAATTGGTATGCAGACAGTACGtctacagaaaaaagggctaccttttttagtctacagtcaaaacgtctacattaaaatgcctaCTGAAATTATGTCTACAGATAAATGTGTCTACGCTATTAAAATGTCTGCGGTTTGTTTGCCCActtagaaaatgtcaaaatatttatgttggccactaaaaatatataaaatatatttataaaattaaaaattaaataaaatatttataaaatatacatGTTGATATTTTCATGGTGAATTATTCGTGAAGTGTGACTCACAATTTTACGCATCAGCTTCTGCAGCATCCACAGTCTCGTCCTGTCTTTGGGGATACACTTTCAAATGAGATTCTTATCAGACGACATAAATACGTACTTTGACGTTTTTGGAGTAGGCAATCAAACCGAAGACATGTTAATACCGCAGACATATTTTACTATAGACACTATTTTAATAGGCATTTTCAtgtagacattttgactgtagaccaaagaaggtagcccttttttttgtagccctttttCTTCTAGACCTACTGTCCTTAAaccgcagaattttcttccccTGAGGATAAAACACGGaacttttcaagaattgacgtcgagtagttttccatttaaaagtaaagtatgacaggaagtctacagcgTCGCAAACAgatatacgtggtctggtaatttcaccattgatataaaataatttttccctaaaTGTGATGACCTCAAAGCATCGTCTGTCAGACACCTCAATGCTTGAGGTTACCAAAAGTTCCCATCTTTGCATAAAGGAGTGTATTTTGAGCATTCAACTACTCTCGAGCTGATATAGTTTGAagtttatctcttcaaagaacgTAGTTTTGAAGAAGGGCTTCAAAGTTTTGCTAGACCATCTAGATCACCATGGTTGGATTGAAATGCATCTGTCCACTCTCTTTTGAAATATCAATCAAGTATATATTTTCTAACGCACTTATTTTTTGGGTTGAGCATCGGAGAATACCTAGTGTTTAAATCTCAACCACTGTTTGTTTGACTAAATTTGACAGACCTAAGGCTTCTGAAAATTTACCAAGGAACGTAGGACCCAGTTCTTTTTGACGGTCACAGACTTCACAACTTAAACATTTTTGGTATCATCAACTACAATCTCACTATCTACTAATTAATCTTGTCAAAATATTCATTCAGTCCATTTTCACATCTTAAATTTTTATAACATAATATATGACCAGGAATTATTTATCGTACTTAAAAATGAACGAGTTAAGTTGATGCAGTTCCATGCTGTTCAACTAAACACAtgtatttgatattttttttctctctgttatttataaattccatttttttttgtaaaagaaaattagtaATCATTTTGTAATTAATTTTGTGTATATATATTTAATACAAAGTGCACTCTTTCATTATCGCCCAACTTTACCTAATGTTAACACTCTGTGATGCATGAAGCTGTCTGAATGATAATCTGACACCGCTCAGAGGTCCTACTAATGCATGTTTAAAATTCAGATTTATTTTAGGCATGGTTTGCTCTCTCCCacacttcaaatgcattttcagAACAGATGCTGTGTGTTCTAGATTTGCCGAATAATCCCACATCTTGTGTACGATCTGCTCTTGTTAGGACATGGGCATGTATCTTCAAACCTTTAAAGTGCatctaggtaatttttttctttttgcatgaGAGATAAATTCTACGCTAAGTTTATAACATTATAATATCGTCGTTTTATTGCCATGGGATTAAAAATTCAGGCCAAGAAGAGACCATAATCCTGTTGGAAATTTTTATCTGGCATGAAACTTCTCTTTTGGTAATTTCTCGAAGTTTTGCATCACATTGAGACAGCGATAACTGAGATTGCAGCATTGGGTGCAATAAAGGCATACCTCTGAAAAGTGTGTTTTTATGTTTATAACAAGTTATAAACAATTGgaagttttacttttttttccaaaaacttgtTGGGCCagatttcgttcatttctttatttctatcaaattttAAGTTCCATGAAAGATATTGATGCAAGGCATGTTGCATAGTTTTTTATAAATACAAATGAAGCATGGGAGCAATTATTATTGTCATGCTGAATGTAGTTAACTGTTAAACTGATTTCTGTCAGCATTGTCTAATTGCCTACACCTCTTCTGTGATGAGGTCTTCAAGACACTAACAGAAAAGAAAAGCACCAAGAAGTATCAAATGAATTACCTAATTGCATTTTTTCTTCTAGGATCTGACTAtttctcttctccttttttgtctttttcgcTAAACAGTGCTAAAATGATTACTCTCTTTTTGATGAACCAAACTAATGATTTTGACTGATTTCCCCGGTAGGATGAAATGTGGATGATGTATAATGATCAACCTCCAAATGGCAACGTCAGTTTTACCAAAGGCCACTCTAAAGGAGTCATCGCTGGGAATAATGATGGTGGAGTGTGGCTGGTACACAGTGTACCCCACTTCCCACCTCCGCCTGAAACAAAGACTTACTCATATCCCAAAACTGGCATGAAAAACGGTCAAAGTTTCCTATGCATATCTATGAATGCCCAGGCTCTGGATACCTCAGGTTAGAAATGTGATTCTTTCATACTTCTGCACCAAAGGAATGGTAAAGATATGCAAGAGCTGctttttcagttttctctgGCGCTCTGAGACGCCCAATTTTCCTCCTGAAGCCCCCCAGGGAGTAGCAAAACCCCCTggacctgattattgaaactatgttgGCACAAGCCAAGAattagccctatcttaaccatgcaatatatcgtaTTTTGATGTCTTATTAGACTGGCTTAAACTTGCAATGATAGACTGGCTGCCACCaactttcactgggcgtcccgtTTGTCTTTTGTATCTTTTAACATCTTTAAATACTTACtttaacaaggtggtaaaatagtgctggctCCTCATTGTTTTGCAGGGAAAGCAAGGCCGAAAAGTTTAAAGAAGTCAAAAATTGTTGAGCTCTAATAGTAAATAGTTAGTAGTAGGTAGTGCTCTAGTAGTAATAGTTAAGAACTTTTTTTGGGTGTGGACCCAACGCTATTTTACCATCTTGTTACCCACTGCTTGGGccacattttttagtgtttttttcttgttatacttattttatttatcatacttttttttataagtggATCAGCCTTTTTTCCGGCGACATTAGGACTTAGTGGCAAATTTTCTCTTCTCAGCCTGATACTGTCCAGTCATCATCTTCTTAAATAGTATAAGCCAAAGGCGGCACCAGAATATTTTAAGTGAGCTATTTCATAGGACTTAGAAAGTATGTCTAATCTATGTCTATTTATTAGTAACCTATAAATGCAGTGGCCATATTTTATAATTAGTAACTATTGATTTCCAAATGTTTACTTTCATTGctcacatacattgttttttccTCCTCCAGCTTTGCAGCTGATCTTCAATAATCCCTTGCTTTACTCTCAGCATTTTGGCGAAGAGGCTCTCACTCATTATCCACAACTGCACAATGTTtcgaaatttgaaggaaaagtgAAGACCCCTCCTTACACCCACAAAGTTGAACTTACTTCAAAGTCCGGCTCCAGTTTCATTTCTTATGCCAAGACATCAAAGTTTAAGAAAGATCTGTATGATGACTACCTGACAGAGGATTTGGAAACTGCTCTACGCGTCGAAACCTGGCCGAATGGCAAAGATCGCCTCCAGTCTGACTGTGTGAAACCCTTCCACACTGAAAACATTGACGCAGTGAAGATTGGTCTGGACGAGTTCTCTTCTCACAAGGATCACTCCAAATGGGCTATATCTACCGATGATACAAAACCTTGGACGTGTGTTGGTGATATTAACCGAGCGGTAAGTTTCTGAATTTAACTCCAATTTTGACAGAATTTTTAACAGCAGAATTCCTGCTTAAGTCAGGAATTATCTATTCATTTCAATAACTATTTTTATGTAAACTTTTGCAAGCAACATAATAGAGCctctatttttgtttaaaattaactCCAAAACTAAAGTAAAGCTCTTACAAAATTGGAGCCATCATGCAAAGCACTGTGTTAGTAGAGGAGTATCTATCTGTCAGTTCAGTGGAAGTCAATATTTATGCTTCAGGGACTATTTAAAGTCAATTCTAGAGTGTACCATTAATTGATTGGTAAAAAATTACGAACTGATAGATAAAAtgagaatgaaattttgaataaattactATTTTACTGGCtgtcttctttgaaattttgcaacatggtgcaaaaaagaaattcaaaggaACAGGAGAGAAAATTAATCTTTAGATAGCTTTAGGGCGGCAAATAAAAAATCAGTCCCTAATCAGGACAAAGGTAGGGGAAATTGCTGCAAATGTTTCTGTGTATCTTCAGAGAAGGTACCAGGAAAGTAAATAAACTGAAACAacattaaatgtttcttggcatTGACAAGGGAGCATTGTTACTTATCAAACATTGCCAAAATTTTGCCAGACCTGATGTAGCCCTCAAGGCAAAATTGAAGTTGCCACAACATTACCAAAACGTTCCGAGGATATATTTTCACTAAAC is a window from the Bemisia tabaci chromosome 5, PGI_BMITA_v3 genome containing:
- the DNaseII gene encoding plancitoxin-1, with the translated sequence MALYRMCEMSLSHFILSLFSVLFVSFHGCDAIQCLNEANQPVDWYYLYKLPMIKTSSSFLVKTGVAYAFMTSGTNEGWQMSNYGIDSKNSFPGQTLAHLYEDAANQASEPSDEMWMMYNDQPPNGNVSFTKGHSKGVIAGNNDGGVWLVHSVPHFPPPPETKTYSYPKTGMKNGQSFLCISMNAQALDTSALQLIFNNPLLYSQHFGEEALTHYPQLHNVSKFEGKVKTPPYTHKVELTSKSGSSFISYAKTSKFKKDLYDDYLTEDLETALRVETWPNGKDRLQSDCVKPFHTENIDAVKIGLDEFSSHKDHSKWAISTDDTKPWTCVGDINRAKTQFVRGGGTVCFQDPRVHASYYQVVAGVEGCSNPPNHDPEKSHKKKSKKSKIAAFFDYIRRYYKAILNEI